One genomic window of Corvus moneduloides isolate bCorMon1 chromosome 14, bCorMon1.pri, whole genome shotgun sequence includes the following:
- the KLHL4 gene encoding kelch-like protein 4 isoform X3 encodes MSSNGSDEYFQSTNHAEQTFRKMENYLQQKQLCDVLLIAGDQKIPAHRLVLSAVSDYFAAMFTNDVREAKQEEIKMEGVDPEALRALVRYAYTGILELKEDTIESLLAAACLLQLSQVIEVCCNFLMKQLHPSNCLGIRSFGDAQGCTELLKVAHTYTMEHFIEVIKNQEFLLLPANEIAKLLSSDDINVPDEEAIFQALMMWVRHDLQNRQRDLGMLLSYIRLPLLPPQLLADLENSPMFADDLECQKLLMEAMKYHLLPERRSMMQSPRTKPRKSTVGALYAVGGMDATKGTTTIEKYDLRTNSWIQIGTMNGRRLQFGVAVIDNKLYIVGGRDGLKTSNIVECFNPLTKAWTVMPPMSTHRHGLGVAMLEGPMYAVGGHDGWSYLNTVERWDPQARQWNYVASMSTPRSTVGVAALNSKLYAVGGRDGSSCLKSMECFDPHTNKWSLCASMSKRRGGVGVATYNGFLYAVGGHDAPASNHCSRLSDCVERYDPKTDAWTTVAPLSVPRDAVGICPLGDRLYAVGGYDGHTYLDTVESYDAQNNEWTEEVPVNIGRAGACVVVVKLP; translated from the exons GCTGGTTCTCAGTGCAGTGTCTGATTACTTCGCTGCCATGTTCACCAACGACGTGCGGGAAGCGAAGCAGGAGGAGATCAAGATGGAGGGAGTGGATCCCGAGGCGTTGAGGGCTCTGGTGCGCTACGCCTACACAG GTATCCTCGAGTTAAAGGAAGACACCATCGAGAGTTTGCTGGCTGCTGCgtgcctcctgcagctctcccaggttATTGAGGTGTGCTGCAACTTCCTCATGAAGCAGCTCCACCCTTCCAACTGCCTGGGGATCCGCTCCTTCGGGGATGCCCAGGGCTGCACGGAGCTGCTGAAGGTGGCACACACCTACACCATG GAACACTTCATAGAAGTAATAAAAAACCAGGAATTTCTTTTGCTCCCAGCTAATGAAATTGCCAAGCTCTTGTCTAGCGATGACATCAACGTGCCAGATGAAGAAGCCATTTTCCAGGCCCTGATGATGTGGGTGAGGCACGATTTGCAAAACCGCCAGCGGGACCTGGGAATGCTTCTCTCCTACATCAGACTgcccctgctgccaccccag CTCCTGGCTGATCTAGAAAACAGTCCAATGTTTGCAGACGACCTGGAGTGTCAGAAACTTCTCATGGAGGCCATGAAGTATCACCTCCTGCCAGAGAGACGCTCCATGATGCAGAGCCCTCGAACTAAACCCAGAAAGTCCACAGTGGGTGCCCTTTATGCTGTGGGAGGTATGGATGCCACTAAAG GCACCACTACAATTGAGAAATACGACCTCAGAACCAACAGCTGGATCCAAATTGGGACGATGAACGGGCGGCGGCTGCAGTTCGGGGTTGCCGTGATTGACAACAAGCTCTACATTGTGGGCGGAAGGGATGGGCTCAAAACTTCCAACATTGTCGAGTGCTTCAACCCCCTCACCAAGGCTTGGACTGTGATGCCCCCGATGTCAACACACAGGCATGGCCTGG GAGTAGCAATGCTTGAAGGACCAATGTATGCAGTTGGTGGCCACGATGGGTGGAGTTACCTCAACACCGTGGAGCGCTGGGACCCGCAGGCGCGGCAGTGGAATTATGTGGCCAGCATGTCCACCCCCCGCAGCACCGTCGGGGTCGCGGCACTCAACAGCAA GCTGTACGCAGTTGGTGGGCGAGACGGGAGCTCCTGCCTGAAATCCATGGAGTGTTTTGACCCGCACACAAACAAGTGGAGCCTATGTGCTTCCATGTCCAAGAGGAGAGGCGGCGTCGGTGTGGCGACCTACAATGGGTTTCTGTATGCTGTGGGAGGCCACGATGCTCCTGCTTCCAACCACTGCTCCCGCCTTTCCGACTGTGTGGAGAG GTACGACCCCAAAACAGATGCTTGGACAACGGTGGCCCCTCTGAGCGTGCCTCGGGACGCGGTTGGGATCTGTCCCCTGGGGGACAGGCTCTACGCCGTGGGGGGCTACGATGGGCACACCTACCTGGACACCGTGGAGTCCTACGATGCCCAGAACAACGAGTGGACAGAG GAAGTTCCTGTCAACATTGGACGGGCTGGAGCATGTGTTGTTGTCGTGAAGTTGCCTTGA